A stretch of DNA from Echeneis naucrates chromosome 3, fEcheNa1.1, whole genome shotgun sequence:
CGTCACAGGTATGTTTTTGATTTCCCATTTCATGAGTCATTTTCATGACTCCATTGACAGGTTTTTCTGCCTTAGTCAATGTTGCCTGGGTGGAGGTTTCCTGCAGTTGCTTATTCAAGATACaggccctctgtgcttataaTTTAGATAATTTTGACTGTGCAAGGCCATCCAGGGCAGTGCAAATTTGGTTTTGGATGTTACCTATAGCTGTATGGCCAAGccctttttgtattttctgtttcagcttgGAGAGCTTCTCCCAGTTTGTGAAGTTTTTGGGCAGCATCCCTTTCCACCTTTCTCCAATTTGACAATGAAACAATTAGGACTGCCATCTCCTGGTTCGTTTGGCTTGTTTGATTTAGGCCTACACCTGTAGGAAGAACAGGTTTGACATCTGTCTGGTGTTTCAAATCTGTTGATCATGAAGTAGTACACTGTAACCAGAGCTCAGTTATCAATTTTATATTAACTTGCTGGCTGACAGTGAGAGCCGAGATTCCAATGTGTACacgacagaggaagaaaaataaatatcatgtgtgctttttttcccccaatcatgaaatatgtattattccagttaaaaatgtaacattGCAGTCCCAGGAGACAGTGCAAGATTAATTATTCTCTTAATTTTACCATCCTGAAATGCTTaattttacacatcattttGTAATGAGTCATTAGTCAGGCCTGTCCActtaactttaaaatgaaatcatttaatcatttgtGCACAGCACTTTCCAATGTCCAATGGCTGAATGAATATTTACTTAAACATGAAATGTAAAGACAATACATTTAGTTGACAGTCTCTGTAAAagaccatttttattttgtattttctggaGCACTAGTATAAGTATAAAGGAAGTATAAAGGGTGGGAGCTTATGAAACCCTACGGTATTTATAGAGTTCAAGGCAAAACTCTGTAATTCAGAAAATACAGTTTATCCAAATCCAAAGCTATGATTATTTCAGGCTTTCAGTTGATGAAGAAGCCGTTTATAAAACTGTGGCTTGAAATTAGTTACCTAGTTATCTGTTCAATGATTTGTATGTAAAAATTTATCTTGATCATGTTTATCAGAATTCATTTTTAGTGAACTGATATATTTGTCATCGTGCCGATGTGGAACTTGAATAAATAGAATAAGAaaacaattaataaaataataaataaatacataagtaaatgtaaaaatgagcAGCTGATGTGATTTCAACGTTAAATCGAACCATAAACATGTCTTTGAACAACCAACGTATGGCCCCAACGTAATGACGTATGGCTCCAGCAGGCAGGTAGTGAAACAATCGGTGGTGGGACATAGAGTGCCTTTAGAGACAGAGTGGCGACAACTCCGTTCACTGCAATGGTTcaatttttttcacagcaatgaCGGCGGGCGGAGACCCTCGAAAGTTCCTGGAAGTTAGCATAAGCTAATCCATTTCAATGGAGCAGATTGTCGGAGCTACACTTTTTCaatcagaaatgtttaaataatcaTATTTCAATATCAGTTGTGCATCGAAATCAAATCGACACGAGTAATTAAGTATGTTGACGGATTGTCACCGTCTTGATTAGTAGATTTAGAGAATATAAAAAGTTTAGGCTAGCACACTGGATAATGATAGCAACAGATGCCACAAGCTGATAAATAGAAATTCTATTCTTAAATATAACTTCATCCAACGCAATTGATAGTTTTGGAATATCTAATTTTATGCttcttacatgtttttatactcGTTGATGATTATATTGTTTGAACTTAATGAACTGCTTATGATGATGTAAAGAGTGACATTTACACGAATAAAGAAAGTAACAGCTGCACAATGTAAGGAGGATAGAATGTACAGACgtaaattaaaaacatcttcTATAAAATATGCATATACGGTATATAATGCAACTGTGACCTTCTGTTAATTGCTGACTGGATGCAGAAGATACATAGGGGCTGGGGTtgtagtttgtgtctgttcctctttttttcctctttatatatatatatatatatatatatttttttttttttttttttttttttttttttcataaagagGGACGATCAACGGCCGCCAGGGGCTGATCGCGAGAGTGGAGCCAGATATCACGAGGCGGAAGTGTAAGAGCAGAGGAAGACTACACCCACATACGTCATTGCCTATGTGttagagtaaaataaaatggaccagggaaagatagagcatcagacaTTGTGAACTGACGCCGGATTTGTATGCTGGCTTTCTCTGAACAGTTGGAGCATCCCCATGCAGCATGGTATACCATGGTGAAGACTGTATTCaaggacagcagagaaaacaagtgGCTACACATGCTGATCTATTAGAGTTCTAAGCTGTTGTGAAGGAATTTTGTTATTAGGTgcatttggtgtgtgtgtgtgatttattatGTATAATCTGTAAAGAGTAAGTTTGGGATAGTTAACAGTTATAGAAATCCATATATTTTCCATGAATTGAAATcagaatttaattaatttgcCATGGATTCTCTGTAAGAATTCATTATATTCTGAGTCCAGATTTGTGTACCTACTTGGAAAATCATAAGTCTGCCTCagtcaaaataaacaacaacataaaactgaaaatattatatatatatatatatatatatatatatatatatatatatatatattgttattattactgtcaACGACTGTACAGGTTTAGTAAAGGTAACAGATTTAAAAGCAATTCACACAGATAGATATTGATAAGTAAGAGTAATTAACAATGATAGAAGTCCATTGATTTGCGATTtatagaaatgtaaattttatttatttggacaTCGATTTCCTGTCAGAACAGTTATCATTATGTTGTGAGGCCAGACTTATATAGTCGGTTGGCAAATCATTGTTGGTCACCTGTTAGTCTGCCTCAGTCAAATCTgaaagacaaaagtaaaaaaaaaaaaaaaaaagagagagaaaatattaagatttacattattacattgCTGTACACGACCATACAGGCTTAGTAAACTTAACATAGCTCAAATCACTTAATACGACTATTGCACAGCAAAAACGTGTATTGATCATTACTTACCGATTATCGCagtttttccattattttctaTTGCCTGTCAAGCACTTCCTGGAATTTTAGGAGGTACATAGACCACATGATCGGCGAGTGTTTTGAGCTTCCGGTGGCGCCACTCCGACTGGAAAGGCACTCTAGTGAGACGTAAACAACATCCTCCGTGTCCCCAGTGAAGGTGCTAACCTTTGTCAACTTATATAAGAGACAAACTGCTCGGCGTCCGGTTAACGTCTACCCGTTTTTCTTTCCTCGAAATAACAAGGTGAGGCCAGTGTccaataatttattcatgaaaacGTTCCGAATTTGAGCTTTTAATCACTGatgacagcagtttttttttttttacatggttTACTGTCACTCTCAAGTAGCCCAGTTTAGTAATGTTTAATGTCGAAATAATCAAGCCGAAGTCTCAAGCTAGGGTCACTCGATGTTTTCACAATTTCAGACTCGTACATTTTACTTTGTTCTTCAGAATATGTTGTCATTAAGCGCGGAAAACAAGTAATTTCTTGTGCTTTACCATTTTGCTTCAAAGTTGCCAGTTGTTTTTAAACTGTCTTTTTCGCTGAACCGACCTGGACATTTCGGACTCCTGCCCAAAAGTCCAAATAACCGGCAAGTTATGTTAATCTCAGTGTGCTAGCAAATATTTATtggaatttttgtttgtttgtttttgcaaataCTAAACCATGACCTGCAATGCTGACTTGGGGGCCTGCTGTAAAGGTCACGTCTTTCCATAGCTTGCTTTGTGTTGTATTAACACTCATTACACTATTTCGAAAGTATGCTCTTCAGCCTCAGTTTAAAGCAAGACTGTTATTGAGTGAGGTTACCAAACTGCAGCATTGTTTTGTCAGGAGAGTTCTTCCTTCTGACCGAttggaaataaattcatatttgttGAACGTCGCCCAGGGAGTGTGTTCAAACATGAGGCATCAAACCCGTgtgcttcttgttttttctccataTTTGGGGTAGCAATTGTGctaaaaaaatgctttctttaTCACTTAATGGTGAGATAGTCGCCATAGTAagtcttttgttttatattgcTCACTTCCTTATATTCAAACCACTGCTGTACCTGTTTGTTTGGATGTGGATTTGATATTGATGtctttaaaattattattttttttggtgttcATTACTAAATTCTGGATGAAAATACCTGTTTATTGACAAATCTTATTATCTTGTTTTAGGTGAGAGATGACGTTCTGCTCAGCTTTTCTGCTCTATTTGGCAGCAACTCTGCCCTCTGCCTTTGTGATTTCAAATTCGTAAGTACaggaaaataacatttatagGTTAGCACAATGCTCTGAACCTTCCTATTCATTTCTTCAGCCTTTGCTTTGGTGGATATATTACATATTGAAATATTGTTCTAAGCAGATAGTGTGTATTTGTAGTGCcccaaaataataaagaaaggGCACAGAAATGAATTAATGGGTGCATATTTCAGAAACATGTGGACCAAACTGATCCTGACTCAACACTGGCCCAGTTCCTTCTGTTCTGTGAGTAtctttgtgcatttgtatttttttatttatttaattatgttGAACctttaaaagataaaacatgTCACATGCCACTTTACATAGTCAGAGTTGTAAAAGACTGACCCCTATTTCAGGTTTCAGTTCTCACAGTCATCTCAGGAACCTCTACCTTTAGTACAGGATTGTTTCATTAAAGATGACTTTAAACATGTGTGACTTTAACCTTGGTTAAAAATAATTCTCTATACTATATTGacttcacattaaaaaaatatgtatagtATTTCTTATTACTGAGTCAATTGTTATACGTTGTAATATATGTAGAGCACTCTAGTTCCCCTTTCTACTCTGCATGCTCATATGccggaagtttttttttttctttctttttgacaaCTCTGGtttgttataaattatatattagaTATACTGTACCTTCAAAATTTGTCTGACAGTTATTGAGAATCACCTCACCTTACCTACTTAGATAATTATGCCTTCTAAAATTACATTTCTAAAAGTGCTACTATTTTGGTCACAAATTAGTGTTTGAAATAATCATCCTTTACAGTGCcaatatttattattcaaaataaaaataaaataaaaatacacatgaaatAGATGCATACTTCTTCAGCACTAGAGAAAACATAATCAAGCGTTTATTGGTTAATACACTCAGACCTCAacaaaatactttctttttttgacatgtttgtatttttctttggaaatttTAGATGGAACATTGTCATCCCAATATTAGCTACTGGACACTGCATGGACTCTGGTAAGAGAgcgtgagagagtgtgtgtgtgagcatgtgtgcatgtgcttctACATTATTTGGGAAAGAACTGAAGAAAGCACAAAGAGCATtggtttctttatttattaatattttgaatttcttttttccaggcCAGATAAGGGGATTAATTGCAACTCATCATGGCATTTCAACTCTTCTCAAATTGAGGTACATCACTAGTTTTACTTTGTCTTCATCCTGAAATGTAGAATTTAGAAAAACTTTATCTTCTTCCAGCAATTTGTAGAGCTGCAGTTGTTTTATCAAGGAAGGGGCAGAAAAGCAGCACAATATATTGTTCTTCAGTATAGCTTgatcaaaaaatatttaataaaatacagacaaaatcAAGACAGAGCATAAACCAGGCCTAAGCAGAATTTGGTATACAGTCAAGTTTATATACAGTAAACCAACTGCTGATCTTATTTTGATTTCAGGACCTGCTTCCCGACATGGAGAAAAATTGGCCTGACTTAGTAGACCCTGCATCTACTCGCTTCTGGTAATGTATTTACAATAGTGCTGACTGAAGTAGTGGATAGTGATTCCCACTGGTACCTCACAATGGATGACACAATGCATAAGGagaagacaggtgaagacaaaTCAACAGTTAaacttttgtgtatttttttaactgatgtgGCTGCCCACCATTTTTTCTTCTATGTTCTGTTATTTCCAGTGGAGTGTTTTGTCCTACAAATTTTCTGATTAGCTTTCTCATCATTAGGCCCTTAACCAGTTCACCCCAAAATCCTTGATGGTCACTTAACAAGATGCCAAATTATTACGTTTAGTACAATTGAAAGATTTAAGATAAGACTACTGTTCATATTTGAAATTATGTTTATGTCATAAATGTGTACAATATAAGAGTAAACCTTATGTTCACTTTTTTATCCGTCTCTTGCAACAGGAAGTACGAGTGGCACAAACACGGTACATGTGCAGCAAAAGCGGAATCTCTCAATAGTCAGCATAAGTACTTCAGCAAAGCTCTGGAGCTATACCACAAATTGGATTTGGATAGGTATGGAATCTACATGTGTAGATACATACAGGCATTATGATCTCATGATTTTCTTGTCAGCCCACAGTGTAGATCACAGAACTACTAACTACTCTCACATacttatttttgtcatttgaaaaaaaatcactgaagtAACACTTCAAAGTATCAAATGGAAATATGTTTCTCTGTTGTCATAGCGTCCTGAGGAAGTTTAACATTATCCCTTCAGAAGAATACTACAAAGTAGgtctatttatattttcaacatCAAATTGCTTTATTAAAATGTTAGTCTGTAATGTTAGTCTGATTTGACTTTGTCACTAAAGTgcctaataataataagaagaagaattcttcttcttcttcttcttcttcttcttcttcttcttcttcaagaGTCTCactttgctcttttctctgttaccaatgtgtgtgtagttttcACAAATTGAAGTTGTGATTGAGAACTTCTACGGTGTCAAAGCAAAGATCCAgtgcatccatccatcaaaggtataaacacacacaatttcaatCAGATAATGAAATCATAATTTTCTGGTTGTTACTCCAGATGTAGACTGAGTCAGATTGTTAAATTGTATGATATTGTTTTCAGAATGCTGATGCCCAGATCTTGGGGCAGATTGAGATCTGCTTCAGCCCAGACTTCACCCTCCAGGATTGTGAAAAAGGGAGAGATTTGGACGATGTCATGGCTGTTGACAGGGCATCTGGATTATCTGTGTGTGACCATGATATGCCAGTTTACTACCCACCTCTAACGTAACACTAATGTGCAAACTAAAATTCagcaatttgttttgtttttacacagtgacaatgaatgaatgcactCTTTGTTTAGCAGCCGTACTGTAAAATAGGATACACAGAGAGACAATTTTAATCAGACTTCACAGCTTTAATGATCATTTATGTCATAAATAACTTTATACAGTCAATTCAGACTGAAACATTCAACTTAATGAAAATGCTGGCTTGGACAAGTACTTGAAAATAATCACCTTCAGGTGCattgctttatatatatatatatatatatatatatatatatatatatatatatatatatatatgtgtggcaaaaatcagaaaacacagatgTAAATTCAACTATTACGTGGTGCTTTCATGGTATTACGCCCATTCTTGACCCTACCAGTAGGTGGGTTTGAAATTGCCAGCATGTTTTTCCATTACATAACAGGAGGCATTGTGGTAGGTTTAGGTAAAGGATGGTGAGCAGAGTTTTGTGGGatgtatgtactgtatgtaatGTACTGTACCTCTGATTTTGATTCTTCAACTTCATTTCATGAGTGTGTGGATGCCAAATTATCATACATATGTTGTGACTCACCTAGGTGTAGTTTGTACCATATTTTTTGCTTATGTTCCACCTATTGATTGCTATATCTTTTTCTGGGGTAGATTGCCTCTAGTATCACATTATAAATCATGCTATAACATAAATGCTTTTTAACTTGATGTTAACTTAATACATCAAATTCAGTGTCCTACTAAGGGATATAGAATGAATGTCTGAggttttttctggtttttccaTCACCAAATACTACATTACACACAACAATTACAAATTTTTGATGCACACCCAATGTTTGTACAGATGGAATATGTTTTGTAATAAATGTTTGGGTAAACACTATTTGGCTCACTACTGATTCTTacaatttgtgtaaaataattGTTCAAAGTATTGCTAAATGCTGTTGTGTGATAttactgagataaaaaaaatgtacatgacATCAAAATAGTTGATATCTAGTCAGCCTACACTGAATCACAATGGAACATGCATTGTTAATCAAGTGTATCTGTGTTGTTGAAATTGGATCAACCTATAAATAGAGGAAAGTGTGGTTAACAGGATGCATCTTCTTTCAGCCTGTGCACATATTATAGTTAACAATTATATTTTAGTCTGTCCGTCCTTTTGTGTCCTCCTGAGTGTGCGTGAATATTAATGTTGTGATCTCCTTACAGAGCCTTAATCCTACCAGGACAAAGACACCAAATCCATAATCCTGAATCTCCTCCCACAACACAGTACAGCAGATTGACTAAACACATCtgattacattttcaataaTGTTAAAATGCCTTAAACTATGTGCCAGCTATATTCTAAATATGGCCGAAATCTCATCAAACACTTGTGAACAGTTCCGTGAGCTCTGTTTTCAGAGATGTTCCAAGTTTGGGGATCACAGTTGAAATATTGGAAGTGATTTCAGCTTCACTGAAGAATTTGAAACCATACTTTACAGCCCAGGTTGGCTGGTTTCATCCCCTATCTCTCACATTCCCTCTACCCCCCTCGTGtgtctgtctctatttgtgGTTATGTAACACTGCAGTTCTGCCAAGCTGCTAATATGACAGATCCAAGTACCTAAACGCACACGCATCCATGCCCAGTGATCGACCTGATCATACTGTACTCTCAATGGTTGCTGTGTTCTATTCTGACATCATTATTGATTGTATCATCGATTGATTTCTGATTTAACATCATGAGATATAATCCATTAGTATTTGGGAGCTAATACCACGTTGATTGGTCgaatttacttttttattcacttatttttcttctgtcgACATGCTTGTGTCATTAGATGTCACGCAGGAGCAGTGGAGAGGGGACAGAGGTAGCCCGGTTACACCATGTGACTTCGCCAGCTGTTGCTGGATGCtggtgggagaaagagagggaggttCGGGGGGTTGGCGGGAGGGGTGTTGGGAGCTCGCAGGCTCGCAGTGTGACCATCCGTTgttctgcagagagagagcagcggatgaacacacacatgcacgagCTGGGAAGAGAGagctccgacacacacacacacacacacacacacctcctgatTCAGCGGAACAGATTTATTCGTCACCAGAAGCTATCCCCTCTCAGCCTCACGCATCGCGcctgcagcaacagcagaacACGGGACGATCCCCTCAGCCGGCACCACCTGTCCCGCACCTCCACCTCATTCCGTCCGTCTGACGTGAATTAACTGCTCCTTCTGCAGCTCAGACCGTCCGCTGACCCGCAACCACTGCAGCCGAGGGACGGTGGCCGGGAGGGAAGGTCGtgcaggtggaggtggggggagcGGGAAACGGCACGCTGAAACCCACCAGAGAGACGAGCGGTGAATGTGAATGATGGGAAAACTAAAAAACGACGGATGCGTCCAGGATAGCCCAATGGCGGAACCGCGGGATGAGTAGATAACCAATGAACGCTTTCTATTTCTGCATCTCTGCCTTAGCCCCCCCACCCATTGTCACCCGCAGGGAGAAGCTTGTAGTTAAGGGATAGGATGCAAAGGTCTGCCCGTTGTCATGGATACCAGCACGCGAAAATTCACAGTGCGGAGATGGTTCTCCATCTACCTGAAGAACAAGGCGGCAAGGAACAAGAACAGCACCGGTTTCTGTCAGCTGGAGGTCAGTAGCAGCAGAAACGTCTACCTACTAGAGATGACTACACAGAGGGGTGGTGGGCGCGGGGGTTGCATCATAGTTGCGCCATCCGTACATATGTGCCCATAAAGGCCCGGGCTTTTATGGGCACATCTGGTATTTGTAGTaaagtgagtgtgtttgtgtgcacatggcAATGGCTTTGGAAAGAATGCGAATTACTTGGATTGTTGTGTTGGGTTCAGGAGTCATTGCAGCTTCATTTACAGCTGTTGCACTGTCAGGAATCAGGAGCACAGAGATACTGCGTTTTGACCATGAGAGCGGGCTTTATGGAAAAATTGtcagacaaacactcacaggCAAACAAGATGCAAGACAGACAGGGTGATCAATTACTGGATACAGACAGATTGATTTGGTGGATGGCCACAACAGTGGAGGTATATTTATAGCCCAAACAAACCCgtgggtggagagagagaggtagtgTGCTGTTTGCAGCAAACCTACTCACCCCTACtctgtttttttgctgttgtaacCAGTGGCTGATGAATCGACCTGACAAGCCTGttatctgtttgtgtgattgtttttctttttggttggCAAAAGTCTGTCAGTTCCTGTATGTATACATGTTTGTCTGATTGTGCCTATCTGTAGTGAAATTATGTGGGGTGGTTCTTGTTTCACAGACAAAAGGGTCAGCTGTAAATCAGCATTGCACAAGTTGGTGATGAGGCCGTGAACCTGACATCACTCCCCCTGTCCTGTGTAAAGAATAAAGCAGCAATTAATCCTGTGAGGCAAATGTCTACTGCACTGCTTGTTCTGGGCTGAAGCTTTAGCTTTTTTAAACCAGTGGCATTACAGCAGGTGACTGCTGTTGAAAAATTACAGTATGTTGTCTTTGTGGAACTTTGACTGATGTGTTAAACTTTTCCAAAGAGCTAAATTAGATTTAAAAGCTAAACACTATGTTACAAGGTGCAAACTCACAGGTTTAAAATTATAGAATATCGCCATGTTATTGTTTACATGCTGGCTAATCTACTAATCTTCAGACATGATTGtcatttatacatatatattcacTCCACCTGACACATTTCTAGATATTAGAATTTGAGCCTTGAGTAAGA
This window harbors:
- the rnaset2 gene encoding ribonuclease T2 isoform X2 produces the protein MWTKLILTQHWPSSFCSMEHCHPNISYWTLHGLWPDKGINCNSSWHFNSSQIEDLLPDMEKNWPDLVDPASTRFWKYEWHKHGTCAAKAESLNSQHKYFSKALELYHKLDLDSVLRKFNIIPSEEYYKFSQIEVVIENFYGVKAKIQCIHPSKNADAQILGQIEICFSPDFTLQDCEKGRDLDDVMAVDRASGLSVCDHDMPVYYPPLT
- the rnaset2 gene encoding ribonuclease T2 isoform X1 produces the protein MTFCSAFLLYLAATLPSAFVISNSNMWTKLILTQHWPSSFCSMEHCHPNISYWTLHGLWPDKGINCNSSWHFNSSQIEDLLPDMEKNWPDLVDPASTRFWKYEWHKHGTCAAKAESLNSQHKYFSKALELYHKLDLDSVLRKFNIIPSEEYYKFSQIEVVIENFYGVKAKIQCIHPSKNADAQILGQIEICFSPDFTLQDCEKGRDLDDVMAVDRASGLSVCDHDMPVYYPPLT